Proteins from one Actinobacillus delphinicola genomic window:
- the rpsU gene encoding 30S ribosomal protein S21 gives MPVIKVRENESFDVALRRFKRSCEKAGILAEVRSREFYEKPTTIRKRENATRKKRHAKRVARENARNTRLY, from the coding sequence ATGCCAGTAATTAAAGTACGTGAAAACGAATCTTTCGACGTTGCATTACGTCGCTTTAAACGTTCTTGCGAAAAAGCAGGAATCTTAGCAGAAGTTCGCAGCCGCGAATTCTACGAAAAACCAACTACTATTCGCAAACGTGAAAACGCAACTCGTAAAAAACGTCATGCAAAACGTGTTGCTCGTGAAAATGCACGTAACACACGTTTATACTAA
- the dnaG gene encoding DNA primase, whose translation MAGSIPRGFIDDLLAKTDIVDVVSSRVKLKKAGREYHACCPFHHEKTPSFTVSPKKQFYYCFGCHAKGNAITFLMEYDQLSFVEAIEELASRLGLDVPYERSSNFDPQKPQPAPQAKRDLYDLMQQIALFYRDQLTHSMPALDYVRTRDLSPEVISRYLIGYAPAGYDILTNTFRSRPNYQKDLLDLGMLASNDRGKHYDRFRDRLIFPIRDRRGRVIAFGGRVLNNTDKPKYLNSPETATYHKGRELYGLYEVLQNRNDIQQLLIVEGYMDVVALAQFGVDYAVASLGTATTPEQLRIAYRHTDKIVCCYDADRAGRDAAWRALENVLPLLEDGRQIKFIFLPDGEDPDTFVRKYGKESFEAYIENAQGFSDFFFNHLKPLIDFSSEEGKIKLVSLSMPLIAKIPGEMLKNHLITTLQGLVGVWDRQALMKLYQQQKDEEATPDKKTTTTDRKITPIRVLISLLLQDPSLANLKTAAGDEIILPPVDELQDVGFSLFSQLFQQCKEHIGLTTGQLLENWRESKFFNALEILATWDHLVEDENLYEMTFIENLRVIQKQYLEKRIATLIAKERSSGLEDQERVELAMLIQGNHL comes from the coding sequence ATGGCGGGTAGCATTCCACGTGGATTTATTGACGATCTTTTAGCAAAAACAGATATTGTTGATGTCGTTAGTAGTCGAGTGAAATTAAAAAAAGCAGGGCGCGAATACCATGCTTGTTGCCCATTTCATCATGAAAAAACACCATCTTTCACTGTGAGCCCTAAAAAACAATTCTATTATTGTTTTGGCTGTCATGCGAAAGGTAATGCGATTACTTTTTTGATGGAATATGATCAGCTTTCTTTTGTTGAAGCGATAGAAGAACTCGCAAGTCGCTTAGGATTAGACGTCCCTTACGAACGATCCTCAAATTTTGATCCGCAAAAACCTCAACCTGCACCACAAGCTAAGCGTGATCTTTACGATCTTATGCAACAGATCGCCCTTTTTTACCGAGATCAATTGACACATTCCATGCCTGCATTGGATTATGTGCGAACTCGTGATCTCTCACCAGAAGTGATTTCACGCTATCTTATTGGTTATGCGCCAGCGGGTTATGATATTTTGACAAATACCTTTAGATCACGCCCCAATTATCAGAAAGATTTATTAGATCTCGGTATGCTTGCATCAAATGATCGTGGTAAACATTACGATCGTTTTCGAGACCGCTTAATTTTCCCAATCCGTGATCGCCGTGGGCGTGTTATTGCTTTTGGTGGGCGTGTTTTAAATAATACGGATAAGCCTAAATATCTCAACTCCCCTGAAACAGCAACTTACCATAAAGGGCGAGAATTATACGGTTTATATGAAGTCTTACAAAATCGCAATGATATTCAACAACTTTTAATTGTTGAAGGTTATATGGATGTGGTCGCACTTGCACAATTTGGCGTAGATTATGCTGTTGCAAGCCTTGGCACAGCAACCACACCTGAGCAACTTCGTATTGCTTATCGCCATACCGATAAAATTGTTTGCTGTTATGATGCGGATCGCGCAGGTCGAGATGCGGCATGGCGCGCACTAGAAAATGTTTTACCACTTTTAGAAGATGGTCGCCAAATTAAATTTATTTTTCTACCTGATGGTGAAGATCCTGATACTTTCGTGCGTAAATATGGTAAAGAAAGTTTTGAGGCTTATATTGAAAATGCACAAGGGTTTAGTGACTTCTTCTTCAACCATTTAAAACCATTAATTGATTTTTCTAGCGAAGAAGGCAAAATCAAATTAGTGTCACTGAGTATGCCTCTTATCGCTAAAATTCCTGGTGAAATGCTAAAAAATCATCTGATTACCACCCTACAAGGTTTAGTGGGTGTGTGGGATAGACAAGCACTTATGAAACTATACCAACAGCAAAAAGATGAAGAGGCAACACCTGATAAAAAAACGACGACAACCGATCGAAAAATTACACCAATTCGTGTATTAATTAGCTTATTACTACAAGATCCAAGCCTTGCTAATCTTAAAACAGCTGCTGGCGATGAAATTATCTTGCCTCCAGTGGATGAACTCCAAGATGTCGGCTTTTCACTATTTTCCCAATTATTTCAACAGTGTAAAGAGCATATTGGATTAACAACAGGGCAACTTTTAGAAAATTGGCGTGAAAGTAAGTTCTTCAATGCCCTTGAAATTCTTGCAACTTGGGATCATCTTGTAGAAGATGAGAACCTTTATGAAATGACGTTTATTGAAAATTTACGTGTTATCCAAAAACAATATTTGGAAAAGCGGATCGCAACGCTTATTGCAAAAGAACGATCTTCTGGTTTAGAAGATCAAGAAAGAGTGGAATTAGCCATGCTTATTCAGGGAAATCACTTATAA
- the rpoD gene encoding RNA polymerase sigma factor RpoD, which translates to MEQTQQSQLKLLIAQGKEQGYLTYAEVNDHLPSELLDADQIEDIIQMINDMGIQVLEAAPDADDLILNENVSNNADDDAVEEATQVLSTVEAELGRTTDPVRMYMREMGSVDLLTRDGEISIAKRIEEGIVEVQSAIAAYPTVLLPFLAQYDLVEEGGMRLADLVTGFVDLNAEIEAEAQGADEDDLPIDEDDEIVPSNSHKKSIADDDDDEDDSDDDTDDSDDADENSDNSIDPEFAREKFTELKVQCDKTIKAIEKHGRTRKAAKDQIQALSEIFIQFRLVPKQFDRLIEEMRAMAKRVRQEERQIRTLAVERAKMPKDDFTERFKNKGSNAAWLDKALKVKKTWAEKLARYEPEIRQHIDNLAKIEEETGLTLEQLHEICDKVSQGELKARRAKKDMVEANLRLVISIAKKYTNRGLQFLDLIQEGNIGLMKAVDKFEYRRGYKFSTYATWWIRQAITRSIADQARTIRIPVHMIETINKLNRISRQCLQEMGREATPEELAERMGIPEEKIRKVLKIAKEPISMETPIGDDDDSHLGDFIEDTNLALPLDSATAQSLKMATNEVLEGLTPREAKVLRMRFGIDMNTDHTLEEVGKQFDVTRERIRQIEAKALRKLRHPSRSETLRSFLDE; encoded by the coding sequence ATGGAACAAACCCAACAATCTCAATTAAAACTTTTAATTGCGCAAGGTAAAGAACAAGGTTATTTGACCTATGCAGAAGTAAACGATCACTTGCCAAGTGAACTTCTCGATGCAGATCAAATTGAAGATATTATCCAAATGATTAATGACATGGGTATTCAAGTGCTAGAAGCTGCACCTGATGCCGATGATCTTATCTTAAATGAAAATGTTTCTAACAATGCAGATGATGACGCTGTAGAAGAAGCAACCCAGGTTCTTTCTACCGTTGAAGCAGAACTTGGTCGCACAACTGATCCAGTCCGTATGTATATGCGTGAAATGGGAAGTGTCGATCTTTTAACCCGTGACGGTGAAATTAGCATCGCTAAACGTATTGAAGAAGGTATCGTAGAAGTTCAAAGTGCTATCGCAGCATACCCAACTGTCCTACTTCCATTCCTTGCACAATATGATTTGGTTGAAGAAGGTGGTATGCGCCTTGCTGACCTTGTTACAGGCTTTGTTGATCTCAATGCTGAAATTGAAGCAGAAGCTCAAGGTGCAGATGAAGACGATTTACCAATCGATGAAGATGATGAAATCGTACCAAGCAATTCACATAAAAAATCAATCGCTGATGACGATGATGATGAAGATGACAGTGATGATGATACAGATGATAGTGATGATGCGGATGAAAATAGCGATAACAGCATCGATCCAGAATTTGCACGTGAAAAATTCACTGAATTAAAAGTACAGTGCGATAAAACCATTAAAGCGATTGAAAAACACGGTCGTACTCGCAAAGCGGCTAAAGATCAAATTCAAGCATTATCCGAAATTTTCATTCAATTCCGCCTTGTACCAAAACAATTCGACCGCCTCATCGAAGAAATGCGTGCAATGGCAAAACGTGTTCGCCAAGAAGAACGCCAAATTCGTACTCTTGCTGTTGAACGTGCAAAAATGCCAAAAGATGACTTTACAGAACGCTTCAAAAATAAAGGTAGCAATGCAGCTTGGTTAGATAAAGCGTTAAAAGTGAAAAAAACTTGGGCAGAAAAACTTGCTCGTTATGAGCCTGAAATCCGCCAACACATTGATAATTTAGCAAAAATTGAAGAAGAAACAGGTTTAACCCTCGAACAACTTCATGAAATTTGCGATAAAGTTTCTCAAGGCGAATTAAAAGCACGCCGTGCGAAAAAAGACATGGTAGAAGCTAACTTACGTTTAGTTATCTCTATTGCGAAAAAATACACTAACCGTGGCTTACAATTCCTTGATCTTATCCAAGAAGGTAACATTGGTTTGATGAAAGCGGTAGATAAATTTGAATACCGTCGTGGTTATAAATTCTCTACTTATGCGACTTGGTGGATTCGTCAGGCCATCACTCGTTCAATTGCAGATCAAGCACGTACTATCCGTATTCCAGTACATATGATTGAAACGATTAATAAACTTAACCGTATCTCTCGTCAATGTTTACAAGAAATGGGACGTGAAGCAACGCCTGAAGAGTTAGCAGAACGTATGGGTATTCCAGAAGAAAAAATCCGTAAAGTGCTTAAAATTGCCAAAGAACCTATTTCTATGGAAACTCCGATCGGTGATGATGACGATTCACATTTAGGTGACTTCATTGAAGACACTAACCTAGCATTACCGTTAGATTCTGCAACAGCACAAAGCCTTAAAATGGCGACTAACGAAGTACTTGAAGGTCTTACTCCACGTGAGGCGAAAGTATTACGTATGCGTTTTGGTATTGATATGAATACAGACCACACGTTAGAAGAAGTGGGTAAACAATTTGATGTTACCCGTGAACGTATCCGTCAGATCGAGGCAAAAGCACTACGTAAATTGCGCCACCCTAGCCGTAGCGAAACATTACGTAGCTTCTTAGACGAATAA
- the ampD gene encoding 1,6-anhydro-N-acetylmuramyl-L-alanine amidase AmpD has product MSQKQQNIVAPLQLQIINGTLPTVDQCPSPHFDKRPDINDISLLVIHYISLPPEEFGQHFIDDFFQGKLDPNAHPYFKEIADLRVSSHCLINREGNITQYVNLNDRAWHAGLSSFQGRDRCNDFAIGIELEGSDNQPFTQAQYDTLIALTKSIMQAYPKITAERIVGHCHISPERKIDPGKYFEWDKYLTAIK; this is encoded by the coding sequence ATGTCTCAAAAACAACAGAATATAGTCGCTCCTCTGCAATTACAGATCATCAATGGTACTCTGCCCACCGTGGACCAGTGTCCATCCCCGCATTTTGATAAACGTCCCGATATAAATGATATTTCACTATTAGTGATTCATTATATTAGTTTGCCGCCAGAAGAATTTGGTCAGCATTTTATTGATGATTTTTTTCAAGGAAAACTCGATCCTAATGCGCATCCCTATTTTAAAGAAATTGCGGATTTACGCGTTTCTTCTCATTGTTTGATTAATCGTGAAGGAAATATAACGCAGTACGTTAATTTAAATGATCGTGCTTGGCATGCAGGATTATCTTCATTTCAAGGGCGTGATAGATGTAATGATTTTGCGATAGGGATTGAGTTGGAGGGGAGTGATAATCAACCGTTTACACAAGCCCAGTACGATACGCTCATTGCGCTAACGAAATCAATTATGCAAGCTTATCCGAAAATTACAGCAGAGCGAATTGTGGGGCATTGCCATATTTCACCAGAGCGTAAAATAGATCCAGGCAAATATTTTGAATGGGATAAATATTTAACGGCAATAAAGTAA
- the ppdD gene encoding prepilin peptidase-dependent pilin, whose translation MIISQKLYRGFTLIELMIVIAIVAILATIAIPSYQNYTKKAAVTELIQASAPYKSAVELCLLQTDDLTTCNAGENGIPDNISNQGRIQSLTVKAGVISVIGQNNLKGIEYHLTPPANAQNQWTVTCSDKTVFPAAFCQAQ comes from the coding sequence ATGATTATTTCTCAGAAATTATATCGTGGATTTACCCTCATTGAACTGATGATTGTCATCGCAATCGTGGCAATTTTAGCGACTATTGCCATTCCTTCCTACCAAAACTATACAAAAAAAGCGGCCGTCACAGAACTTATTCAAGCCTCTGCACCTTATAAATCAGCCGTCGAATTATGCTTATTACAAACTGATGATCTGACAACTTGTAATGCAGGTGAAAATGGGATTCCTGATAACATCAGTAATCAAGGTCGAATCCAATCTCTTACTGTAAAAGCAGGGGTAATTTCTGTTATTGGACAAAATAATTTGAAAGGCATCGAATACCATTTAACACCACCAGCAAATGCCCAAAATCAGTGGACCGTGACTTGTTCTGATAAAACTGTTTTCCCTGCTGCATTCTGTCAAGCTCAATAG
- a CDS encoding GspE/PulE family protein, producing the protein MTINVSTPPCVFDVEGNQFQLSSERWQLNKSQYHILCRYLAIPLVEDNDTLWLGVESLENLQAVEIFSFLTAKTIEPVELCHEQLKALLQQLQTPQDGITLDTFYEPISPSPLSGGYSVEEEQKDGIILWLNQCFEDALKQRASDIHFNPQANNLMVYFRIDGTLALYKKMPANSISRILSRLKLLAKLDISESRLPQDGHFQFKTPLSDYLEFRLSSLPTQFGEKIVLRLQHNTPIFTDFSQLGMTEPQCTLFEWALRQPQGLILVTGPTGSGKSISLYSALARLNDGEKNILTAEDPIEVILPGITQSQINPAIQLSFARLLRTFLRQDPDIIMLGEIRDEESAKIALHAAQTGHLVLSTLHTNDAPSAIARLKQLGISQYELDHALLLIIAQRLVKRICPHCQKSSHKMKNCKCHNGYKGRIGIFQFLRPLPDEKEGAVYIDFPHLRESGLLKVQKGITDNDEIYRVLGNDYEESATFA; encoded by the coding sequence ATGACAATAAACGTTTCTACACCACCATGTGTCTTTGATGTTGAAGGTAATCAATTTCAACTGTCCAGCGAAAGGTGGCAGTTAAATAAAAGCCAATACCACATTCTATGTCGATATCTCGCCATTCCACTCGTAGAAGATAATGATACGCTCTGGCTTGGTGTAGAAAGTTTAGAAAATTTACAAGCCGTAGAGATATTTTCTTTTCTCACTGCGAAAACAATAGAACCCGTTGAATTATGCCATGAACAATTAAAAGCACTTTTACAACAACTCCAAACACCACAAGATGGTATAACACTTGATACCTTTTACGAACCAATTTCACCATCACCTTTGTCTGGAGGTTATTCCGTTGAGGAAGAACAAAAAGATGGAATTATTCTATGGTTGAACCAATGCTTTGAAGATGCATTAAAACAACGTGCATCAGATATTCATTTTAATCCACAGGCAAATAATTTAATGGTTTACTTCCGTATTGATGGAACACTAGCACTTTATAAAAAAATGCCTGCTAACTCGATATCACGTATTCTTTCTCGCTTAAAACTACTTGCGAAATTAGATATTAGTGAATCACGTTTACCACAAGACGGTCATTTTCAATTTAAAACGCCCTTATCTGATTACTTAGAATTTCGTCTTTCCTCACTACCAACTCAATTTGGAGAAAAAATTGTATTACGTTTACAACACAATACGCCTATTTTCACTGATTTTTCACAATTAGGAATGACAGAACCGCAATGTACTCTTTTTGAATGGGCCTTACGTCAACCCCAAGGACTTATTCTAGTGACAGGACCGACTGGAAGTGGCAAAAGCATTTCACTTTACAGTGCATTAGCACGGCTTAATGATGGAGAAAAGAATATTCTGACAGCAGAAGATCCCATTGAAGTCATCTTACCTGGCATTACACAAAGTCAAATAAATCCTGCTATCCAACTTTCTTTTGCTCGCTTACTCCGTACTTTTCTACGGCAAGATCCCGATATTATTATGCTCGGCGAAATTCGTGATGAAGAAAGTGCTAAGATCGCATTGCATGCTGCTCAAACAGGACATTTGGTTTTATCCACATTACATACAAACGATGCGCCTTCAGCTATCGCACGTTTAAAACAATTAGGCATTTCGCAATATGAATTAGATCACGCTCTTTTATTGATCATCGCTCAACGTTTAGTAAAAAGAATATGCCCACACTGCCAAAAATCATCACATAAAATGAAAAATTGTAAATGCCATAATGGATATAAAGGACGAATAGGTATTTTCCAATTTTTACGACCATTACCTGATGAGAAAGAAGGGGCTGTTTATATTGATTTTCCACATCTACGTGAGAGTGGTTTACTTAAAGTCCAAAAGGGTATTACGGATAATGACGAAATTTATCGTGTATTAGGAAATGATTATGAAGAGTCAGCCACATTTGCATAG
- a CDS encoding type II secretion system F family protein produces the protein MKSQPHLHSFRWQGVNPFQEKEHGEIIAQNKSIAQKQLLQRGLKHLSIQKNWQLNTAPSQQIIYQFFAQLAVLLKANIPIKIALQITLQDCTNIALYRWISALITLLNQGYSLSYAMTKENKYLTFQELSLIKVGEMTGNMPHLCNKIAENQKQRLSIQRKIQKIMLYPSLVLGVSCLLTLLLLIFIVPQFAQMYANHQQTLPLFTQILLIISQFIRTQGIYWISIFIALFSFTKYFFPQIFHRLRQQLRNQTPFFSRFNRLNRQYHISQNLSLMLKAGIPLNEALRCFIQAERTSIQDPILKKSIEKTCKALMQGYAFSTSLSTQLFSAQAKHMIQLGEKTGSLPLMLEKIAENTQEKLDHEIALISQLIEPVMMVIIGILIGSIMLGLYLPIFNMGSLIQG, from the coding sequence ATGAAGAGTCAGCCACATTTGCATAGTTTTCGTTGGCAAGGCGTAAATCCCTTTCAAGAAAAAGAACACGGCGAAATCATTGCTCAAAATAAATCAATAGCCCAAAAACAACTTTTACAGAGAGGCTTAAAACATCTTTCTATTCAAAAAAATTGGCAATTAAATACAGCACCCAGCCAGCAAATTATTTATCAATTTTTTGCACAACTTGCTGTCCTCTTAAAAGCAAATATCCCTATTAAAATTGCGCTGCAAATTACTTTACAAGATTGTACCAATATTGCTCTTTATCGTTGGATTTCAGCATTAATCACCCTATTAAACCAAGGATATTCACTTTCCTATGCGATGACAAAAGAAAATAAATATCTAACTTTTCAAGAATTATCATTAATTAAAGTTGGCGAAATGACTGGTAACATGCCTCATTTATGCAATAAAATTGCCGAAAATCAAAAACAACGTTTGAGTATTCAACGCAAAATCCAAAAAATCATGCTCTATCCAAGCCTCGTATTGGGCGTTTCATGTTTATTAACATTATTACTCTTAATTTTTATCGTTCCACAATTTGCACAAATGTATGCAAACCACCAACAAACACTCCCACTTTTTACGCAAATTCTTTTAATAATTTCACAATTTATTCGTACGCAAGGTATTTACTGGATAAGTATTTTCATTGCACTATTCTCTTTTACTAAATACTTTTTTCCACAAATCTTCCATAGATTACGCCAGCAATTGCGTAATCAAACCCCATTTTTCAGCCGCTTCAATCGCCTGAATCGCCAATATCATATTTCCCAAAACCTCAGTCTTATGTTAAAGGCTGGTATCCCATTAAATGAGGCTTTACGTTGTTTTATACAAGCTGAACGTACTTCCATACAAGATCCGATTCTTAAAAAGAGTATTGAAAAAACCTGTAAAGCCTTAATGCAGGGTTATGCATTCTCAACCTCATTAAGCACACAATTATTTTCTGCACAAGCTAAGCATATGATTCAACTTGGTGAAAAAACAGGTTCCCTCCCGCTCATGTTAGAAAAAATTGCCGAAAACACTCAGGAAAAATTAGACCATGAAATAGCGCTGATTTCACAGTTAATTGAACCCGTTATGATGGTCATTATTGGTATATTGATTGGTTCTATTATGTTAGGGCTTTATCTTCCTATCTTTAATATGGGCTCACTAATACAAGGATAG
- a CDS encoding prepilin peptidase — translation MLFTLITFGLMSAISGYLSYTYLNFYPKAIAKQIWKNFTTLYPDLLPQTNHGISFNIPQYFYSSQRFCVTSFIIISIIITFLTQHVYQNIMVTLYFNIYFETLWLLCLFDLRYRLIPIELCYFLFFLGINAVIYHVIDLSLISSLYHAIIGFNTFYIISLIAKCIYKEEALGMGDCWLMLGLCSSLSLIQIPWLILIASLLGITYVLLARYWQRNIIQIPFVPFLAVSQTLLLLQSVLY, via the coding sequence ATGTTATTTACTCTCATCACATTTGGATTAATGAGTGCTATAAGTGGCTATCTCTCTTATACTTATTTAAATTTCTATCCCAAAGCCATAGCAAAACAAATCTGGAAAAATTTTACTACTTTATATCCCGACCTACTTCCACAAACAAATCATGGGATTAGCTTTAACATTCCACAATATTTTTATTCATCTCAACGTTTCTGTGTGACAAGTTTTATTATTATTTCAATAATAATTACTTTCCTCACACAACACGTTTACCAAAATATAATGGTAACTTTATACTTCAACATATATTTTGAAACACTATGGCTATTATGCCTATTTGATTTACGTTATCGCCTCATTCCTATTGAACTTTGCTACTTCCTTTTCTTTTTGGGCATTAATGCTGTAATTTATCACGTTATAGATCTCTCCTTAATTTCCAGTCTTTATCACGCTATTATTGGATTTAATACGTTTTATATTATTTCACTTATTGCAAAATGTATTTATAAAGAAGAGGCATTAGGCATGGGGGACTGTTGGTTGATGTTAGGGCTATGCAGTTCACTTTCTTTGATTCAAATTCCATGGCTTATCCTTATTGCTAGCCTACTCGGAATCACTTATGTTCTACTTGCTCGGTATTGGCAAAGAAATATCATACAAATTCCCTTCGTTCCTTTTCTAGCAGTAAGTCAAACTTTGCTGTTATTACAAAGCGTTTTATACTAA
- the coaE gene encoding dephospho-CoA kinase (Dephospho-CoA kinase (CoaE) performs the final step in coenzyme A biosynthesis.), which yields MSYIVGLTGGIGSGKSTIAYLFAALGVPIVDADIVAREVVACGKPALKMIANHFGQEILLADGTLNRTLLRKKIFENPGEKNWLNTLLHPIIRQECLDQLSAIKSPYVLFVVPLLIENGLNNLCQSILVVDVSEETQLNRTCQRDQQSEKLIKKIISSQISRVERLKWATEIIENNIDLSENFCHLAKEVLTLHHLYLSKSQL from the coding sequence ATGAGCTATATTGTCGGTCTAACAGGTGGCATCGGAAGTGGAAAAAGTACAATTGCCTACTTATTTGCAGCCCTTGGTGTTCCTATCGTGGATGCTGATATCGTGGCACGAGAAGTCGTTGCCTGTGGGAAACCCGCTTTAAAAATGATTGCGAATCATTTTGGACAAGAAATTCTATTAGCTGATGGTACACTTAATCGTACTTTATTACGCAAAAAAATTTTCGAAAATCCTGGCGAGAAAAATTGGCTCAATACCTTACTACATCCCATCATACGCCAAGAATGTCTTGATCAACTCTCCGCTATAAAATCCCCCTATGTTTTATTTGTCGTTCCTTTGCTTATAGAAAATGGTTTAAATAATCTATGCCAATCTATTTTAGTCGTAGATGTATCAGAAGAAACTCAATTAAATCGCACTTGCCAACGAGATCAACAGTCAGAAAAGCTCATAAAAAAAATAATCTCATCACAGATTTCTCGGGTAGAACGCTTAAAATGGGCAACAGAAATTATCGAAAACAACATTGATCTGTCAGAAAACTTTTGTCATCTTGCTAAAGAAGTATTAACCCTGCACCATCTATATTTATCCAAATCGCAGCTTTGA
- a CDS encoding glycerol-3-phosphate dehydrogenase/oxidase, producing the protein MKRADQLQQAKTDKVWDVVIIGGGASGLGIAVDAANRGYSTLLLERVDFSKGTSSRSTKLVHGGVRYLAQGDVKLVREALRERGRLAKNAPHLFKSESFIIPGEKWWTAYYYTLGLSIYDALAGKLSIGRTKYLNQRQANEELCGVKPEKLNNAVCYYDGQFDDSRLAINLAQTAIEQGATVVNYCGVIGLDKNAQGKVCGVKVKDMIDGEEFDVKAKCVINATGVFTNEINKMDNPSAGDTIVPSQGIHLVIDRKFLPGASALMVPKTSDGRVLFAVPWHDKLVVGTTDTLVKEAEYEPKPLEQEVDFILKTAKDYLVEAPTREDVRCVYVGLRPLAAPKDSSQSTKEVSRSHKVEVNASGLVDIIGGKWTTYRQMAEDTIDAAINAGLLPQKTCHTENLHIHGYAPADWSTYLGFYGSDRQYIEAIAKENPEYAEKIHPDYPFFMAEVIWAVREEMALSVEDVLARRARLLFLDARAASDSAEKVAQVMAKELGKDEAWIADQTQQFQDLAKQYYF; encoded by the coding sequence ATGAAACGTGCAGATCAATTACAACAAGCAAAAACAGATAAAGTATGGGATGTCGTCATCATTGGTGGTGGAGCAAGCGGATTAGGGATTGCTGTCGATGCAGCAAACCGTGGCTACTCAACACTTCTACTTGAACGTGTCGATTTCTCTAAAGGTACATCTAGCCGTAGTACAAAACTTGTCCATGGTGGCGTCCGTTATCTCGCTCAAGGTGACGTAAAATTAGTGCGTGAGGCATTACGTGAGCGTGGTCGTCTAGCAAAAAATGCACCTCACCTTTTTAAAAGTGAATCTTTCATTATTCCAGGAGAAAAATGGTGGACTGCTTATTACTATACCCTTGGTCTTAGCATCTACGATGCGCTTGCTGGAAAATTAAGTATTGGTCGTACAAAATATTTAAATCAACGCCAAGCAAATGAAGAACTCTGTGGCGTAAAACCAGAAAAATTAAATAATGCCGTTTGCTATTACGACGGTCAATTTGATGACTCTCGCCTTGCAATCAATCTTGCCCAGACCGCAATTGAACAAGGTGCAACAGTAGTAAATTACTGCGGTGTCATCGGTCTTGACAAAAATGCTCAAGGTAAAGTTTGTGGTGTCAAAGTAAAAGACATGATAGACGGTGAAGAATTTGATGTAAAAGCAAAATGTGTTATTAATGCAACTGGTGTTTTCACTAATGAAATCAATAAAATGGATAATCCAAGTGCAGGGGATACTATCGTGCCAAGTCAAGGAATCCATCTCGTTATTGATCGTAAATTCTTGCCTGGTGCATCTGCACTAATGGTACCCAAAACCTCTGATGGTCGTGTTCTATTCGCCGTGCCATGGCATGACAAACTGGTTGTAGGCACTACCGATACCCTCGTGAAAGAAGCTGAATACGAGCCAAAACCACTCGAACAAGAAGTAGATTTCATTCTAAAAACTGCCAAAGATTATTTAGTTGAAGCACCGACTCGTGAAGATGTGCGCTGTGTATATGTCGGCTTACGCCCACTTGCAGCACCGAAAGATAGCAGTCAATCGACTAAAGAAGTTTCACGTAGCCATAAAGTCGAAGTCAATGCTTCTGGTTTAGTAGATATCATCGGAGGTAAATGGACGACTTATCGTCAAATGGCAGAAGATACCATTGATGCAGCCATCAATGCAGGTCTATTACCACAAAAAACTTGTCATACTGAAAACCTTCATATTCACGGCTATGCGCCAGCGGATTGGAGTACATATCTTGGTTTCTACGGTAGCGATCGCCAATACATCGAAGCGATTGCTAAAGAAAATCCAGAATATGCGGAAAAAATTCACCCTGATTATCCTTTCTTTATGGCAGAAGTTATTTGGGCTGTCCGCGAAGAAATGGCACTTTCTGTTGAAGATGTGTTAGCCCGTCGCGCTCGTCTTTTATTCTTAGATGCTCGTGCAGCTAGCGATTCTGCTGAAAAAGTTGCTCAAGTGATGGCAAAAGAATTGGGCAAAGACGAGGCCTGGATAGCAGACCAAACTCAGCAATTCCAAGACTTAGCAAAACAATATTATTTCTAA